From the genome of Papaver somniferum cultivar HN1 unplaced genomic scaffold, ASM357369v1 unplaced-scaffold_10, whole genome shotgun sequence:
CAAGTACCTACTTGCACCCCGGTGGCTCCACCACTGAATATAGGAACCACATGTTTGTGTTGAGAGATGGCACTTGAGAAATTATGTTTTACCCACTTTCACTCGGTGAGCATGCACCCACTTGCACTGTTTTCACATGCACTAGGTGGCTTGTGATAGCGAAGTTAAAGAAAAACTTTAGAAACCTTTATGTACGGTGTTCATAACATATTGATCATCTCTTGTCTTGCATGCATCAAAATTCATTTGCATCCACTAAATCTAAAGTGAATTCCTGGCTTCGTCAGACTACTGCCCATCAAGTCTAGCCATTTGAAGAGTCTCCTCTACATTCCTCTAGCGGTCCCTGAAAACCAACCTAAGATGTCATTTCAACAATAACTACCAAACACCAGCAGACATTCATATATTCCATTGTCCCTGCATCTTTTTACATTCACAGACGATTCCATCTGAAAGTGTCTCATTATTCTTACAATTTCCTATTTTTTAACATCCCTCTATATTTCAAGTACAAACTGTCTACCATTAAATAGTCATGGCTAAAGTTCATAAGGTAACCCTGCAGCCTCTTTTGAAAACTTTCGCGTTCTTCATTTTCCCTTCTATTATCTGTGGTTTGTCACTTGATGGTGAAATTTTACTTTCTTTCTCCAAAAACtgggtttcatcttcttcttcatttaaaTCTACTTGGAATTCGTCCGATTCAAATCCTTGTAACTGGGAAGGAGTTGCATGTAACCATAAACAAAAAATAAGCTCACTTGTTTTACCTGGTTCTGGTATTTCTGGTCAACTAGGTCCTGAAATTGGGCAGTTGGCATCTATTGAGATCCTTGATCTTAGTGGCAATTATTTTGATGGTGAGATTCCTAATGAAATAGGTAACTGTAGAAATCTCATACACTTATCAATGTATAACAATTCACTGAGTGGAGAGATACCAGAGTCAATGTCTATGATGTCAAATTTGGAATCAGTTTTTTTATCCTCTAATCAGTTAACGGGTTCGATTCCATCTAATATAGGGAACATGAGAAATCTTGCTTCTTTGTGGTTGTATTCAAACAAATTGTCCGGGCCTATACCTTACACAATTGGAAATTGCACCAAACTGACAGAAATTTATCTTGAAGAGAACAATTTGGCTGGTGTTCTGCCTCAAAGTTTGAATAATCTTAAGCTTCTGTATGCTTTTGATGTGGGTAACAACCATCTAGAAGGTAGAATTTCCAAAGGTTTATTTGGTAGTAACTGCAAGAAACTGGTCAGCTTGGATTTGTCTTCCAACAATTTTACTGGAGAAATTCCTATTGAATTGGGGAATTGTAGTCGTTTACAGGTTTTTACAGTGGCAGATAATAAGCTAACTGGTCGAATCCCGTCATCGCTTGGTTTAATGACTGACCTTTCGGAGCTTTATCTTTCTGAAAATCTCTTATCTGGGAGTATACCAGCCGAGATTGGAAAATGTAGATCCTTGAAAGCGTTTGAAGCAAGTTACAACCATCTTGAAGGGGAACTTCCAACTGAATTAGGCCTATTAAGCAATTTACGAACACTTCATCTCTACGTGAATAAGATAAGCGGCGAGATCCCATTAAGTGTTTGGAGGATTCAAACTCTAGAGACGTTACTTGTTTATAATAACAGCCTCTCAGGTGAATTACCGATAGAGATGACTGAGCTTCATTATCTGACAAATATTTCCGTTTTCAACAACCAGTTTTCGGGCATCATACCACAAGGTTTGGGGTTCAATAGTTCTTTGCTGGAacttgatttcacaaataataaTTTCTCTGGTGAAATCCCCCCGAATCTTTGCTCTGGGAAAAAACTGCATGGTCTGATGTTGGGACTAACTCAGCTTCATGGTAAGATACCTTCTGATGTCGGCAAGTGTTCAACTTTGAAGAGGTTGATCCTTCAGCAAAATAATCTCACCGGCCTCCTTCCGGATTTTGTAGAAAATTCAAGCTTGTCTTTCATGAATATTAGAAGAAATAGTTTGAGTGGAGATATTCCTTCAAGTTTGGGGAACTGTCTTAATCTTACTTCTATTAACTTGTCTATGAACAAACTTTCTGGGCTTATACCTAGAGAGATTGGTTTTCTTGTTGAGCTGCAGGTTTTAGATCTTTCTGATAACAGTTTGCATGGTCCATTGCCTCAAGAAATGTCGAATTGCGGAAAATTAGATTTTCTTAATGTGGGTTTCAACAAATTAAATGGCTCAATCCCATCTAGTTTAAAGACCTTGACTCTATTATCCACCTTGATCATTCAAGAAAACCAGTTCTATGGAGAGATTCCTGATTTCTTATCAGATTATGAACAGCTTCGGGACTTGCAACTGGGTGGAAATCTGTTCGGAGGTTCTATCCCTCAATCGTTTGGAAGGTTGCATAACTTGGCCCATGCTTTGAATCTCAGTAGAAACAAACTTACTGGAGAAATTCCTGGAGAGCTGGGGAAGTTGAGCAAGCTTCAAAGACTGGATATATCTGTGAACAATTTGACGGGAAGTTTGGCACCAGTAAGTGATCTCCTTTCATTGTTCGAGTTGAATGTTTCATATAATTCTTTCAGCGGTCAAATACCACAGGCgttgatgaagttcttgagctctgCTCCATCTTCATTCTCGGGAAATCCAGGCCTTTGCATTCCTTGTCAGCTGGGAACCGAAATACCTTGTCCCGAAAGCAGTAACAGTTTGCTTATCTGTGGAGATCGATCAAGAATTCTCAGCAGCCTTAGCATAGTAAAGATTATAAATCATAGCTATTTTCTCTGTATGTTTCGTCATCTTGGTTCTTGTGTAGGGCTGTAAGTTTCTCCCTAACAGAAAACAGCAATCAAAGGAAGAAGTAGTCTGCTGAAAATGATGAATCTCCTTTAGTACGCAGTATATTAGATGCTACAGATAATCTGAACGAGAGATTTGTCATAGGACGAGGAGCACATGGAATTGTTTATAAGGCGTCAATTAATGAGGAGGAACATTATGCAGTAAAGAAACTTGATTTTGTAGGTTGGAAGGGAGCCAGTGCAAGTATGGTTAGAGAAATCCAAACTGTTGGTACAATTAGACACCGAAATCTAGTAAGGATAGAAGAATCTGCATGACAAAGGATTACGGGTTGATCTTGTACAAGTACATGCAGAATGGTAGTCTCAATAATACTCTGCATGAGATTAGTCCGCCTCCAGTTCTCCCATGGGATGTTCGTTATAATGTAGCTCTAGGTACTGCTGAAGGTTTAACGTATCTTCACCAGGACTGCTATCCTGCTATTGTGCATCGAGATATTAAGCCTAATAACATACTTCTGGACTCGGATATGGAAGCCCATATCTCTGATTTCGGCATTGCAAAACTCATGGATCAATCTTCTGCTTCCATTCAATCAATCTCGATTGCGGGTACCACTGGATACATTGCACCAGGTATTGATGCCTTATTTTTCTAATTTTACCTAATTGAATTGTTACATCATAAACTTATTAGTTTGAATCCCCACATGGTAATTGGTTGTTTACTAATTTTAAAAAGAGGAGGGTACACAAATTCTGGTCTAGCTATTCCAAATGACGCTAtgctagagtttttttttttacccgACTAAGAAATTAATGTCACCAAACTGATTCCGTGTTCATTGCTGCTATATGTTCATTTTCAACTACATATTGTAATAGCATACTGAGTACAAAATCTGCGTCTCTTTTGCGTATATGGTAGGCACATGACAAACTGACTCAGAATTTTGTGATTGTTTGAATTAGAGTCTGCAGTTAAGAAATGGTTCATTAAATATTAAAGTCGGATTACTAGCTAATTAGTTGCTATTGAGTTTGCAATATCACAGAACCTGATTGATCCTCTActctattttttcctttttacctaGGGAGATTGGACTGTTATGTATGTTGTTGGTTGTATTGATACTTCACATATGCTTATTCGAGTTTTTAAAATTCAACGTTACTTTTGCAGAAAATGCATTCTCAACGATAATGAAACCAGAATCAGATGTTTACAGTTACGGAGTAGTTCTACTTGAATTGTTAACTAGAAAGAAGGCTGTAGACACTTCATTTCCTGAAGGAACTGACATAGTGAGGTGGGTGAACTCTACATGGATCAACGACCAATCTATTGAAAACATCCtggattcaagcatcttggataaAATCAGGGGTTCTAGGTCACTAACAGAAGAAGTGACAAAAGTACTCTTGCTGGCTTTACAATGTACATGAACTGACCCAAACGAGAGACCTACCATGCGGGACGTGGTGAAAGTGCTGAAAGGTGCAAATAGCAGGGGGAAATCATAGTAAAAGAAGCTACTGGTTTGTTTGTtagtagtttcttcttatatcatTTCCAGTTTCTAGCAATTTAGACATAAGTCCTGATAAACCAGTGCGTAAACCAATGTCAGTTGCAAGGCATCTCAGGTTGAATGCAACTTTTGGGGATCAGAACCGGCCGTATGCAAACGTTGTTGTGGAAAACAATCCTCAACTCCAGCTCCTAAACCCATAACATGGAATCAATGTCCAGCTGGAGAAATAAACAAGTATAAGTTCCTACATAATTCGCCGATTAATTGCACCATTTGTGTTATTTTTGTCCCAAATTAAGTGATCCTTTTCCCTTGTATGTGACAAACAACATTTTCTAATCAATAGGGTTAAATTTTACTCTGGTTGAGATCGTCCTAAATACTCTAATATTGATCGTCCTAATCAATAGGGTTAAATTTGGACGATCTCAACCGCTCTTTGACCCAAATACTTATACACCACCTTTCCTACTATTGActgatatgtatatatataccTCATAGCCCAACTTAATATTGACTCACTGATGATACAGTGATTACTGTTTATTAACATTTTCTTACCTCCTTGGTTTCATCGACTAGCTAGTAGATGAAATAAACTGGTGGAAACTAGTCGCATGCTCTGTGATGTGCTAAACTTTATAAAGAACGGCAACTTTGAAGATTTGATTTTGTttagatttattttggtttgtaaaaTAGTCTATTAATTTATATTGAATGATGGTAGTTGAGGGTCTGGGTTTCTTTTGGTATTGGGGATGAATAGATATCGTGGGACAACTCTGCATAGATTTTTCTATATCAGGAATGTAAGGTAGAGATCTAGATAGGTTTCTTTTGCTATAAATATGTTGGAGAaaatactaataatgtaactgagaagaagatacttagctcaaaataatgttgctgatgttgctgcacagaaaatgtagaggcacgtaaactacgctgtcctaaaggcaatatcgcctgccactcctctgagatgctacagcagttggcgagtcacctccaggatacaattacagttagtacccctcaatgtagcatacaatgagggtacccttggagcttggcagaacttaaaacagtagaagaaatgtttacagaa
Proteins encoded in this window:
- the LOC113326148 gene encoding receptor-like protein kinase, which codes for MAKVHKVTLQPLLKTFAFFIFPSIICGLSLDGEILLSFSKNWVSSSSSFKSTWNSSDSNPCNWEGVACNHKQKISSLVLPGSGISGQLGPEIGQLASIEILDLSGNYFDGEIPNEIGNCRNLIHLSMYNNSLSGEIPESMSMMSNLESVFLSSNQLTGSIPSNIGNMRNLASLWLYSNKLSGPIPYTIGNCTKLTEIYLEENNLAGVLPQSLNNLKLLYAFDVGNNHLEGRISKGLFGSNCKKLVSLDLSSNNFTGEIPIELGNCSRLQVFTVADNKLTGRIPSSLGLMTDLSELYLSENLLSGSIPAEIGKCRSLKAFEASYNHLEGELPTELGLLSNLRTLHLYVNKISGEIPLSVWRIQTLETLLVYNNSLSGELPIEMTELHYLTNISVFNNQFSGIIPQGLGFNSSLLELDFTNNNFSGEIPPNLCSGKKLHGLMLGLTQLHGKIPSDVGKCSTLKRLILQQNNLTGLLPDFVENSSLSFMNIRRNSLSGDIPSSLGNCLNLTSINLSMNKLSGLIPREIGFLVELQVLDLSDNSLHGPLPQEMSNCGKLDFLNVGFNKLNGSIPSSLKTLTLLSTLIIQENQFYGEIPDFLSDYEQLRDLQLGGNLFGGSIPQSFGRLHNLAHALNLSRNKLTGEIPGELGKLSKLQRLDISVNNLTGSLAPVSDLLSLFELNVSYNSFSGQIPQALMKFLSSAPSSFSGNPGLCIPCQLGTEIPCPESSNSLLICGDRSRILSSLSIVKIINHSYFLCMFRHLGSCVGL
- the LOC113326507 gene encoding receptor-like protein kinase, giving the protein MTKDYGLILYKYMQNGSLNNTLHEISPPPVLPWDVRYNVALGTAEGLTYLHQDCYPAIVHRDIKPNNILLDSDMEAHISDFGIAKLMDQSSASIQSISIAGTTGYIAPENAFSTIMKPESDVYSYGVVLLELLTRKKAVDTSFPEGTDIVRWVNSTWINDQSIENILDSSILDKIRGSRSLTEEVTKVLLLALQFSSNLDISPDKPVRKPMSVARHLRLNATFGDQNRPYANVVVENNPQLQLLNP